Proteins from a genomic interval of Salinarchaeum sp. Harcht-Bsk1:
- the speB gene encoding agmatinase, whose translation MFPGATADRAEAGFAVVGAPLDASTSFQPGTRFGPDRVRQFARPFEDYDHHTDQHFSDLGVHDHGDVRAWPNSAEYLDFLEGELAAFHDEGTVPLTIGGEHAVTVAVVRAVEPDVVVSLDAHLDLRESYDGDELSHACAMRRALETAEEVFVLGARAGSEAEWERAARDDVTVVEPADVADWSPPAAFGSDDRSVYLTVDVDVLDLAFAPGTGTPEPFGLDSATVHDVVRAIAPLAEGFDVVEVNDRDDGQAASVAAKLLRAFVFAHAAMDDP comes from the coding sequence ATGTTTCCTGGCGCGACCGCCGACCGCGCGGAGGCGGGGTTCGCGGTCGTCGGCGCGCCACTCGACGCTTCCACCTCTTTCCAGCCGGGCACCCGCTTTGGGCCGGATCGCGTCCGGCAGTTCGCTCGTCCGTTCGAGGACTACGACCACCACACCGACCAGCACTTCTCCGACCTCGGCGTCCACGACCACGGCGACGTGCGTGCCTGGCCGAATTCGGCGGAGTACCTCGACTTTCTCGAGGGCGAACTCGCCGCGTTTCACGACGAGGGCACCGTCCCGCTCACGATCGGCGGCGAGCACGCGGTGACGGTCGCTGTCGTCCGCGCCGTCGAGCCAGACGTCGTCGTGAGCCTCGACGCCCACCTCGACCTCCGGGAGTCCTACGACGGCGACGAACTGAGTCACGCCTGTGCCATGCGGCGAGCACTCGAGACCGCCGAGGAGGTGTTCGTGCTCGGTGCGAGGGCCGGCAGCGAGGCCGAGTGGGAGCGCGCCGCGAGGGACGACGTGACGGTGGTCGAACCTGCCGACGTCGCGGACTGGTCGCCTCCGGCCGCGTTCGGATCCGACGACCGATCGGTCTACCTGACCGTCGACGTCGATGTGCTGGATCTGGCGTTCGCGCCGGGCACCGGCACTCCGGAGCCGTTCGGCCTCGACTCCGCGACTGTCCACGACGTGGTCCGTGCGATCGCCCCACTGGCCGAGGGCTTCGACGTCGTCGAGGTGAACGATCGCGACGACGGACAGGCGGCCTCGGTCGCCGCGAAGCTTCTGCGGGCGTTCGTCTTCGCGCACGCGGCGATGGACGATCCCTGA
- a CDS encoding translation initiation factor IF-5A has product MAREQKEVRDLQEGNYVMIDDAACKINSYSTAKPGKHGSAKARIEGVGVFDGQKRSLSQPVDAKVWVPIIERKQGQVVSVESEDVAQVMDLETYETITIRVPGDDELSPDQQIEYLEMDEQRKIVQT; this is encoded by the coding sequence ATGGCAAGAGAGCAGAAGGAAGTGCGGGATCTGCAGGAGGGCAACTACGTCATGATCGACGACGCCGCCTGCAAGATCAACTCCTACAGCACCGCGAAGCCGGGCAAGCACGGGAGCGCCAAGGCCCGTATCGAGGGCGTCGGCGTCTTCGACGGCCAGAAGCGATCGCTCTCCCAGCCCGTCGACGCGAAGGTGTGGGTACCCATCATCGAGCGCAAACAGGGCCAGGTCGTCAGCGTCGAGAGCGAGGACGTCGCCCAGGTCATGGATCTGGAGACCTACGAGACGATCACGATCCGCGTTCCCGGTGACGACGAACTCTCGCCGGACCAGCAGATCGAGTACCTCGAGATGGACGAGCAGCGCAAGATCGTCCAGACGTAA
- a CDS encoding sulfite exporter TauE/SafE family protein yields the protein MLSPTVVAVLVVVALLAGALTGIAGFGFALLGTAVAATLIDPAQAVVLLVLPILGVNLSLITELGPEDARECVARFWPFLGAALLGTTLGMVALDLIPRSPLLLGLGVLTLGFVANRLGLLPGVETAADRCFAETTPAMVGLGAGSGLLFGATNVGVQFVAYVRSCDLRQQVFVGVLAMLFLGINGLRVASAAALGLYPSVGFVAVSAGLAIPAVAGSLVGSRIRPRISQRLIQRIVLGLLLVVGVRLVASGAGIP from the coding sequence GTGCTCTCGCCGACCGTCGTCGCCGTCCTCGTGGTCGTGGCGCTACTCGCCGGTGCGCTGACGGGCATCGCCGGCTTCGGATTTGCGCTCCTGGGAACCGCCGTCGCTGCGACCCTCATCGACCCGGCACAGGCCGTCGTGTTGCTAGTCCTGCCGATTCTGGGCGTCAACCTCAGTCTGATCACGGAACTGGGCCCCGAGGACGCCCGGGAGTGCGTCGCCCGGTTCTGGCCGTTTCTCGGCGCGGCGTTGCTAGGTACCACCCTCGGGATGGTCGCACTGGATCTGATTCCCCGCTCCCCTTTGCTCCTCGGCCTGGGCGTGCTGACGCTCGGGTTCGTCGCGAATCGCCTCGGCTTGCTGCCGGGCGTCGAGACCGCGGCGGACCGCTGCTTCGCGGAGACGACGCCCGCGATGGTCGGCCTCGGGGCGGGGTCCGGGCTCCTCTTCGGTGCGACGAACGTCGGGGTCCAGTTCGTCGCATACGTCCGGAGCTGCGACCTTCGCCAGCAGGTCTTCGTCGGCGTACTCGCGATGTTGTTTCTGGGGATCAACGGCCTTCGCGTCGCGAGTGCCGCCGCGCTGGGGCTCTATCCGTCGGTGGGCTTCGTGGCCGTCTCCGCCGGACTGGCGATTCCCGCGGTCGCTGGCTCGCTGGTGGGCAGTCGGATTCGACCCCGTATCTCACAGCGACTGATCCAGCGGATCGTGCTCGGGCTGTTACTGGTCGTCGGCGTCAGGCTTGTCGCGAGCGGTGCCGGGATTCCGTAG